In the genome of Serratia symbiotica (Periphyllus acericola), one region contains:
- the trmD gene encoding tRNA (guanosine(37)-N1)-methyltransferase TrmD, translating into MFIVTISLFPEMFRAITDYGVTGRAVKSGLLSVQCWSPRDFTYDRHRTVDDRPYGGGHGMLMMVQPLREAIDAAKAATGEGAKVIYLSPQGRKLDQTGVCELAANQKMILVCGRYKGIDERVIQTKIDEEWSIGDYVLSGGELPAMTLIDSVARFIPGVLGHQASAEEDSFADGLLDCPHYTRPEVSAGMEVPPLLLSGNHAEIRRWRLKQSLGRTWLRRPDILECLALTDEQAVLLAEFQLEHLARQQEL; encoded by the coding sequence GTGTTCATTGTTACTATAAGCCTGTTTCCAGAAATGTTCCGCGCAATCACCGATTATGGAGTGACCGGCCGGGCAGTAAAAAGTGGCCTGCTGAGTGTGCAGTGCTGGAGTCCGCGTGATTTCACCTACGACCGGCATCGTACCGTGGACGATCGCCCATACGGCGGTGGCCACGGGATGTTGATGATGGTACAACCCTTGCGGGAAGCCATTGATGCAGCAAAAGCAGCAACAGGCGAGGGCGCAAAGGTGATTTATCTGTCGCCTCAGGGGCGCAAGTTGGATCAAACCGGCGTGTGCGAACTGGCGGCTAATCAGAAGATGATTCTGGTGTGTGGTCGCTACAAAGGGATAGATGAGCGCGTGATCCAAACCAAAATTGACGAAGAATGGTCAATCGGCGATTATGTACTCAGCGGTGGGGAATTGCCAGCAATGACCCTGATTGATTCAGTCGCCCGTTTTATACCGGGTGTGCTGGGGCATCAGGCCTCTGCGGAGGAAGACTCCTTTGCTGACGGATTACTGGACTGCCCGCACTATACCCGCCCAGAGGTGTCAGCAGGGATGGAAGTTCCGCCGCTTCTGCTGTCGGGAAACCATGCTGAGATACGTCGCTGGCGCTTAAAACAGTCGCTGGGCCGTACCTGGCTTAGAAGACCTGATATTCTAGAATGCCTAGCTCTGACTGACGAGCAAGCGGTGTTGCTGGCTGAGTTCCAACTGGAACATCTGGCCAGACAACAGGAGTTATGA